In Sander vitreus isolate 19-12246 chromosome 12, sanVit1, whole genome shotgun sequence, the following proteins share a genomic window:
- the h2bk1 gene encoding histone H2B type 2-K1, which yields MTNDISKKKGKLAGEKRGKRKAKRRETYAMYIYKVLKQVHPDTGISSRAMSIMNSFVNDLFERIATEASRLAQYNKRSTITSREVQTAVRLLLPGELAKHAVSEGTKAVTKYTSSK from the exons ATGACGAATGATATATCTAAAAAGAAGGGGAAGCTTGCAGGTGAGAAAAGGGGCAAAAGAAAGGCCAAAAGAAGAGAGACTTACGCGATGTACATCTATAAAGTGTTGAAACAG GTTCATCCGGACACGGGCATTTCCAGCAGAGCCATGAGCATCATGAACTCCTTCGTGAATGACCTGTTTGAGAGGATTGCCACAGAGGCGTCCCGGTTGGCTCAGTACAATAAACGCTCCACCATCACCAGCAGAGAGGTGCAAACTGCAGTGAGACTGCTGTTGCCCGGGGAGCTGGCTAAACACGCCGTGTCTGAGGGAACCAAAGCTGTCACCAAGTACACCAGCTCCAAATGA